In Amycolatopsis jiangsuensis, the following proteins share a genomic window:
- a CDS encoding type I polyketide synthase, with protein MADEDKLRDYLKWTVTNLHDTQRQLREVQERGREPIAVVGMGCRLPGGVRGPGDLWDLVATGGDAISGFPSDRGWDDGGDYTRQGGFVHDAADFDPAFFGISPREALAMDPQQRLLLEVTWEALERAGIDPHSLRGSRTGVFAGAATSGYAAGFAGNSTGAEGYLMTGNAGSVISGRVSYTLGLEGPAVTVDTACSSSLVALHLAVQALRQQECGLALVGGVTVMATAGTFAEFSRQQGLSADGRCRSFSEDADGTGWSEGAGVLVVERLTDARRNGHHVLAVVTGTAVNQDGASNGLTAPNGPSQRRVIRAALDSAHLSAADVDVVEAHGTGTTLGDPIEAQAVLSTYGQDRSTPLWLGSLKSNLGHTQQAAGVAGVIKMVQALQHSRLPRTLHADVPTSHVDWDAGDVRLLQEDVEWVAGERLRRAGVSAFGMSGTNAHVIVEEAPAAETEPVERPEPVVRTEVVAWPVSARGTALSAQAGRLREHLAAHPAEAADVAWSLATTRSAFEQRAVVLGTGDELTAGLTALAEGQPAPGVVRGIAAGRGKTVFVFPGQGSQWVGMGRELAEVSPVFAARLAECRDALAPYLDLDAAFSGGLEGADIVQPALWAVMVSLAAVWRAAGVRPDAVVGHSQGEIAAAAVAGHLSLEDAARVVALRSKALTALAGRGGMLSIAEPADAVRARIVPWGDRISIAAVNGPVSTVVSGEPDALRELAESADVRTRMVPVDYASHSAQVDELRDEIVQHLQGIEPREGEIPLVSAMSGEWNPHMDAEYWYSSLRETVEFERAIRILGEGHGVFIEASPHAVLTAAIGDTLDEPVVTGTLRRDDGGARRLLTSFAEAYVRGVPVDWTTVVRGTTIDLPTYAFQRERYWPAPLPKPTTGDESLRYRVTWAAVPTTTATPTGTWLVIGDASEVTSALSDTDVVTATLDTIPDGDFDGVLYVPEDDGLAGALTLVQRDLGAPLWVLTRGAVAAVPGEPVPAPEQAQVWGFGRVAALEHPQRWGGLIDLPSTEDSRTAEQVRSVLAGAEDQVALRAPGVLARRLERAPAPGRTEEWQPRGTALITGGTGAIGGHVGRWLAGRGASGLVLTSRSGPSAGVALAAELAESGTAVEVFACDVAERDQVAHLIDRLDTLSTVVHAAGVGDGGPIDETTAADLAAATRAKVRGARWLDELTGELDAFIVFSSGAAIWGSGLLAGYAAGNAFLDALAESRRARGRAATSIAWGLWGGGGMVGGAAGEQLQRYGMRVIDPARGIRALARILDGDEPAITVADVDWEKFAPTFTLRRPSPLIASLPEVRSQVVDEPGSDSELGRRLAGLARTEQDRVLTELVRAEAAAVLGHSSPAAVEPGRAFKELGFDSLTAVELRNRLTTATGVALPSTVVFDYPNAAALAGSLRAELLGADAEAEATTVVNSANDEPIAIVGLGCRYPGGVSSPDQLWDLLATGTDAIAGFPADRGWDFVEQNYGSEQVASGSAYVRQGGFVYDAADFDAAFFGISPREALAMDPQQRMLLEVSWEALESCGLDPRSLKGSRTGVFVGATYAGYGMGLANGDSGVEGYLLTGGLTAVISGRISYTLGLEGPAVTVDTACSSSLVSLHLAAQALRSGECSMALAGGVAVLSTPGAFMEFSQQGGMAADGRCKAFADGADGIGWGEGAGMIVLERLSDAQRNGHRVLAVVRGSATNSDGASNGLAAPNGPSQSRVIRAALADAGLSTSDVDAVEAHGTGTSLGDPIEARAVMATYGRNRDRPLWLGSVKSNIGHAQTAAGVAGVLKMVLALQHGELPRTLHADEPTTHVDWTEGDVRLLTEAVPWPASERPRRAGISAFGISGTNVHVIVEEAPAAASAPVEARPAPVVADGGPAWVLSGASKPALAAQAGRLREYVLAHPEMDSDDIAWSLATTRTPFEHRAVVSGPDPVAGLAALATDQPAPGIVTGTAAPGGAGRTVFVFPGQGSQWLGMARELSEVSPVFAARLAECRDALAPYLDLDVALAGELEGADVVQPALWAVMVSLAAVWRAAGVRPDAVVGHSQGEIAAAAVAGHLSLEDAARVVALRSRALTALAGRGGMLSIAEPADEVRVRIVPWGDRISVAAVNGPVSTVVSGEPGALRELAESADVRTRMVPVDYASHSAQVDELRDEIIQRLQGIEPREGEIPLVSAMSGEWNPTMDAEYWYASLRETVEFERAVRTLGENHGVFVETSPHAVLTSAIEDTVDDAVVVGTLRRDDGGAERLVASFAAAHVRGVPVDWTSVLDGQQVSLPTYAFQRRRFWPEPVAPAAPADPGEPGFWAAVERGDVHSLAGELALDDEQLAGVVPALASWRRRERAEESVANWRYRITWTPVAEPGATVLTGTWVLVAPSGEAAADSAKALTERGANVAVVTTGATDRAALAAQLPRGEVSGVLSLMALDGSPLAAHPTVPAGLAATLTVVQALGDAGIDAPLWVVTQGAVTTTPDEAMTAVAQAPVWGLGRTVGLEHAERWGGLIDLPPVWDDRVAARLCAVLTGTEDQVAVRRNGILARRLVRSATRTAPGPQWRPEGTVLLTGGTGSIGGRVGSWLAGRGAPRVVLSSRSGPSAPGVADLAAEIADGGARVDVVCCDLEERPAVAGLLDRVAGEGPSLCGVLHSANAAFLSRLEDTNVEGLAVSMGAKAAGAVHLDELTADLDLDAFVVFSSISATWGSNDHGAYAAGNAFLDALAENRRTRGLPGTSIAWGVWDTRDWAAVDAGLDQARPGSVTPARLVRQGMNFLDPDRALTALGQVLDDGDTFLALADVDWERFAPVFTAKRDRPLLELIPEAGEPERQSGQDGAGELAGRLAGTAPGDRSRVVTEVVRQHAAAVLGFEAVAEVPATRAFRDLGFDSLTAVELRNRLGAATGLKLPATVVFDYPNAAVLGEFVLGALGGGETGYTATLDEVDRLAATLTPPDDAARAEIAARLEVLAQRFRARPADRAAEHAAAEQALASAGAEEMFALLEDELNDDLD; from the coding sequence GACGGTGATGGCGACGGCGGGGACGTTCGCGGAGTTTTCGCGGCAGCAGGGGCTTTCCGCGGATGGCCGGTGCCGGTCGTTCTCCGAGGACGCCGACGGGACCGGCTGGTCCGAGGGTGCCGGGGTCCTCGTGGTGGAGCGGCTTACCGACGCTCGCCGCAACGGTCACCACGTGCTCGCCGTGGTGACCGGTACTGCGGTCAACCAGGACGGCGCGTCGAACGGACTCACCGCCCCGAACGGCCCGTCGCAGCGACGCGTGATCCGTGCGGCCCTGGACAGCGCACACCTCTCGGCGGCGGACGTCGACGTGGTCGAGGCGCACGGTACCGGCACGACCCTGGGTGATCCGATTGAGGCGCAGGCTGTTCTGTCGACCTATGGGCAGGATCGCAGTACGCCGCTGTGGCTGGGCTCGTTGAAGTCCAACCTCGGTCATACGCAGCAGGCCGCGGGTGTGGCCGGCGTGATCAAGATGGTGCAGGCGCTACAGCATTCGCGGCTGCCGCGGACGTTGCATGCTGATGTGCCGACGTCTCATGTGGACTGGGACGCCGGGGACGTTCGGCTGTTGCAGGAGGACGTCGAGTGGGTCGCAGGCGAGCGGCTTCGTCGGGCTGGTGTGTCGGCGTTCGGGATGAGCGGGACGAACGCACACGTCATCGTCGAGGAAGCACCTGCGGCGGAGACAGAACCGGTCGAGCGTCCAGAGCCGGTGGTGCGGACCGAGGTGGTGGCGTGGCCGGTTTCGGCGCGTGGGACGGCGTTGTCCGCGCAGGCCGGACGGCTGCGGGAGCACCTGGCTGCGCACCCCGCTGAGGCGGCGGATGTGGCGTGGTCACTGGCCACGACGCGGTCGGCGTTCGAGCAGCGGGCGGTGGTCCTCGGGACCGGCGACGAGCTGACGGCCGGGCTGACCGCGCTCGCCGAGGGGCAGCCCGCGCCCGGCGTTGTGCGTGGGATTGCCGCGGGGCGGGGGAAGACAGTCTTCGTGTTCCCCGGGCAGGGCAGTCAGTGGGTCGGCATGGGTCGTGAGCTGGCGGAGGTGTCGCCGGTGTTTGCCGCGCGGTTGGCGGAGTGCCGGGATGCTCTCGCGCCCTACTTGGACCTGGATGCTGCGTTCTCGGGTGGGCTTGAGGGTGCGGACATCGTGCAGCCTGCGTTGTGGGCTGTGATGGTGTCGCTTGCGGCGGTGTGGCGGGCGGCGGGTGTGCGTCCGGATGCGGTGGTGGGTCACTCGCAAGGTGAGATCGCTGCGGCGGCGGTGGCGGGGCACCTTTCACTGGAGGACGCGGCTCGCGTCGTTGCGTTGCGGAGTAAGGCGCTCACGGCGTTGGCTGGTCGTGGCGGGATGCTGTCGATCGCCGAGCCGGCGGATGCGGTGCGGGCCAGGATCGTGCCCTGGGGTGACCGGATTTCGATCGCGGCGGTGAATGGTCCGGTGTCCACTGTGGTCAGTGGTGAGCCGGATGCGTTGCGGGAATTGGCCGAGAGTGCGGATGTTCGTACTCGGATGGTTCCGGTGGATTATGCGTCACATTCTGCGCAGGTTGATGAGCTGCGGGACGAGATTGTCCAGCACTTGCAGGGGATCGAGCCGCGTGAGGGTGAGATTCCGCTCGTTTCGGCGATGAGTGGTGAGTGGAACCCGCACATGGATGCGGAGTACTGGTACTCGAGCCTCCGCGAGACGGTCGAGTTCGAGCGCGCCATCCGAATCCTGGGCGAGGGCCACGGCGTGTTCATCGAGGCATCGCCGCATGCGGTGCTGACCGCCGCTATCGGGGACACGCTCGATGAGCCGGTGGTCACCGGGACGTTGCGCCGGGACGATGGTGGCGCGCGCCGGCTGCTCACCTCGTTCGCGGAGGCCTACGTCCGGGGCGTGCCCGTCGACTGGACGACCGTCGTGCGCGGCACCACGATCGACCTCCCGACCTACGCCTTCCAGCGCGAACGCTACTGGCCGGCCCCGCTCCCGAAACCCACGACGGGCGACGAAAGCCTCCGTTACCGCGTGACCTGGGCCGCGGTGCCCACGACGACGGCGACACCGACCGGCACGTGGCTGGTGATCGGCGACGCCTCCGAGGTCACCTCGGCGCTCAGCGACACCGACGTGGTCACGGCGACGCTCGACACCATTCCGGACGGCGACTTCGACGGCGTCCTCTACGTCCCCGAGGACGATGGCCTGGCTGGCGCGCTCACGCTGGTGCAGCGCGACCTCGGCGCGCCGCTGTGGGTGCTGACCCGCGGTGCGGTGGCCGCCGTCCCCGGCGAGCCGGTGCCCGCGCCGGAGCAGGCACAGGTGTGGGGCTTCGGCCGGGTCGCGGCGTTGGAGCATCCGCAACGCTGGGGTGGGCTGATCGACCTTCCCTCCACTGAGGACAGTCGCACGGCCGAGCAGGTCAGGAGCGTGCTGGCCGGCGCAGAGGACCAGGTCGCCCTCAGAGCCCCGGGCGTGCTGGCCCGGCGCCTCGAGCGCGCCCCGGCCCCGGGCCGGACGGAGGAGTGGCAGCCGCGTGGTACCGCGCTGATCACCGGTGGCACCGGAGCGATCGGCGGGCACGTCGGCCGCTGGCTGGCCGGGCGGGGCGCGAGCGGGCTCGTGCTGACCAGCCGGTCCGGACCGTCGGCGGGAGTGGCGCTGGCCGCGGAGCTGGCGGAGTCGGGCACGGCGGTCGAGGTCTTCGCCTGCGACGTCGCCGAGCGCGACCAGGTAGCGCACCTCATCGACCGCCTCGACACCCTGTCCACCGTCGTCCACGCGGCCGGGGTCGGTGACGGTGGCCCGATCGACGAGACCACCGCGGCCGACCTCGCCGCGGCCACTCGGGCGAAGGTCCGCGGTGCGCGGTGGCTGGACGAGCTGACCGGCGAGCTGGACGCGTTCATCGTGTTCTCCTCCGGAGCCGCGATCTGGGGCAGCGGGTTGCTGGCCGGATACGCGGCGGGCAACGCGTTCCTCGACGCGCTCGCCGAATCGCGCCGCGCGCGGGGCCGGGCGGCGACCTCGATCGCGTGGGGGCTGTGGGGTGGCGGTGGCATGGTCGGCGGAGCCGCCGGCGAGCAACTGCAGCGCTACGGCATGCGCGTCATCGACCCGGCGCGCGGCATCCGCGCGCTGGCCCGGATCCTCGACGGTGACGAGCCCGCCATCACGGTGGCGGACGTCGACTGGGAGAAGTTCGCGCCGACGTTCACACTGCGCCGTCCGAGCCCCCTCATCGCGAGCCTGCCGGAAGTCCGGAGCCAGGTCGTGGACGAGCCCGGAAGCGACTCCGAGCTGGGACGACGGCTGGCCGGTCTCGCGCGCACGGAACAGGACCGCGTGCTGACCGAGCTGGTCCGCGCGGAGGCCGCGGCGGTGCTGGGCCACAGCTCGCCCGCGGCGGTCGAGCCGGGACGCGCGTTCAAGGAGCTGGGTTTCGACTCGCTCACCGCCGTGGAGCTGCGCAACCGCCTCACCACCGCGACAGGCGTCGCACTGCCCTCGACGGTCGTCTTCGACTACCCCAACGCGGCCGCGCTCGCGGGCAGCCTCCGCGCGGAGCTGCTGGGCGCGGACGCCGAGGCCGAGGCCACGACGGTGGTGAACTCGGCGAACGACGAGCCGATCGCGATCGTCGGACTGGGCTGCCGCTATCCGGGCGGCGTGAGCAGCCCCGACCAGCTGTGGGACCTCCTCGCCACGGGCACCGACGCGATCGCCGGTTTCCCTGCCGACCGCGGGTGGGACTTCGTCGAGCAGAACTACGGGTCGGAACAGGTGGCGTCCGGCTCGGCGTACGTCCGGCAGGGCGGTTTCGTCTACGACGCCGCCGATTTCGACGCCGCCTTCTTCGGCATTTCCCCACGCGAGGCGCTGGCGATGGACCCGCAGCAGCGGATGCTGCTGGAGGTATCGTGGGAGGCGCTGGAATCGTGCGGCCTCGACCCGCGGTCGCTGAAGGGCTCGCGCACCGGCGTGTTCGTCGGCGCCACCTACGCCGGCTACGGCATGGGCCTGGCGAACGGTGACAGCGGCGTCGAGGGATACCTGCTCACCGGCGGCCTCACCGCCGTCATCTCCGGACGCATCTCCTACACGCTAGGCCTGGAGGGCCCGGCGGTCACCGTCGACACGGCGTGCTCCTCATCGCTGGTCTCACTGCATCTCGCCGCGCAGGCGTTGCGGTCGGGGGAGTGTTCGATGGCGCTGGCCGGTGGTGTGGCGGTGCTGTCGACGCCGGGTGCGTTCATGGAGTTCTCCCAGCAGGGCGGCATGGCCGCGGACGGCCGGTGCAAGGCGTTCGCCGACGGTGCCGACGGCATCGGCTGGGGCGAGGGCGCGGGCATGATCGTGCTGGAGCGGCTTTCCGACGCGCAGCGCAACGGGCACCGGGTGCTGGCCGTGGTCCGTGGGAGCGCGACGAACTCCGATGGCGCGTCCAACGGCCTCGCCGCCCCGAACGGCCCCTCGCAGAGCCGGGTGATCCGCGCCGCGCTGGCCGACGCCGGTCTGTCCACTTCGGACGTCGACGCCGTGGAAGCGCACGGTACCGGCACGTCGCTGGGTGACCCGATCGAGGCGCGCGCGGTGATGGCGACGTACGGCCGGAACCGCGACCGGCCACTGTGGCTCGGTTCGGTGAAGTCCAACATCGGCCACGCGCAGACCGCGGCGGGCGTCGCGGGCGTGCTCAAAATGGTGCTTGCCCTGCAGCACGGCGAGCTGCCCCGCACGCTCCACGCCGACGAGCCGACCACCCACGTCGACTGGACCGAGGGTGACGTACGGCTGCTGACCGAGGCCGTGCCGTGGCCGGCGTCCGAACGTCCGCGCCGGGCCGGGATCTCGGCGTTCGGGATCAGCGGGACGAACGTCCACGTCATCGTCGAGGAGGCTCCCGCGGCGGCCTCCGCACCGGTGGAGGCGCGTCCGGCGCCGGTGGTGGCGGACGGCGGTCCGGCGTGGGTGCTGTCCGGGGCGTCGAAGCCGGCGCTCGCCGCCCAGGCCGGGCGGCTGCGGGAATACGTACTGGCGCATCCGGAAATGGACTCCGACGACATCGCATGGTCGCTGGCCACGACGCGGACCCCGTTCGAGCATCGCGCCGTGGTGAGCGGGCCGGACCCGGTGGCCGGGCTCGCCGCGCTGGCGACGGATCAGCCCGCGCCCGGGATCGTGACCGGCACGGCCGCTCCCGGCGGTGCGGGCCGCACGGTGTTCGTCTTCCCCGGTCAGGGCAGCCAATGGCTCGGGATGGCGCGGGAGCTGTCCGAGGTCTCGCCGGTGTTCGCCGCGCGGTTGGCGGAGTGTCGGGATGCCTTGGCTCCCTACCTGGACCTGGATGTGGCTCTCGCGGGTGAGCTTGAGGGTGCGGATGTGGTGCAGCCTGCGTTGTGGGCTGTGATGGTGTCGCTTGCGGCGGTGTGGCGTGCGGCGGGTGTGCGTCCGGATGCGGTGGTGGGTCATTCGCAAGGGGAGATCGCTGCGGCGGCGGTGGCGGGGCACCTGTCGTTGGAGGACGCGGCTCGCGTGGTTGCTTTGCGGAGTAGGGCTCTGACGGCGTTGGCTGGTCGTGGCGGGATGTTGTCGATTGCTGAGCCCGCCGACGAGGTGCGGGTGAGGATCGTGCCGTGGGGTGACCGGATTTCGGTGGCGGCGGTGAATGGTCCGGTGTCCACGGTGGTCAGTGGTGAGCCAGGCGCTCTCCGCGAACTTGCCGAGAGTGCCGATGTGCGTACGCGGATGGTTCCGGTGGATTACGCCTCGCACTCTGCGCAGGTTGATGAGCTGCGGGACGAGATCATCCAGCGGTTGCAGGGAATCGAGCCCCGCGAAGGCGAGATTCCGCTGGTCTCCGCGATGAGTGGTGAGTGGAACCCGACGATGGATGCGGAGTACTGGTACGCCAGCCTCCGCGAAACCGTCGAGTTCGAGCGCGCGGTCCGCACACTGGGCGAAAACCACGGCGTCTTCGTGGAAACCTCGCCGCACGCCGTCCTCACGAGCGCGATCGAGGACACCGTTGACGACGCGGTCGTGGTCGGCACGTTGCGCCGCGACGACGGTGGCGCCGAGCGGCTGGTGGCGTCCTTCGCCGCGGCTCACGTGCGTGGTGTCCCGGTCGACTGGACGAGTGTGCTCGACGGGCAGCAGGTGTCGCTGCCGACGTATGCGTTCCAGCGCCGCCGGTTCTGGCCGGAGCCGGTCGCCCCGGCGGCGCCGGCCGATCCGGGTGAGCCGGGCTTCTGGGCCGCGGTCGAACGTGGTGACGTGCACAGCCTGGCCGGAGAGCTGGCACTGGACGACGAGCAGCTCGCGGGCGTGGTGCCCGCGTTGGCGTCGTGGCGGCGGCGTGAGCGGGCCGAAGAGTCGGTGGCCAACTGGCGCTATCGCATCACCTGGACACCCGTCGCCGAGCCCGGCGCGACCGTGCTGACCGGCACCTGGGTGCTCGTCGCGCCGTCCGGCGAGGCCGCCGCCGACAGTGCGAAAGCCCTGACCGAACGCGGTGCGAACGTCGCCGTGGTGACGACCGGCGCGACCGACCGGGCCGCGCTCGCGGCCCAGCTGCCGCGCGGCGAGGTCAGCGGCGTCCTGTCGCTGATGGCGCTCGACGGTTCCCCGCTGGCCGCGCATCCGACAGTGCCCGCCGGGCTGGCCGCGACACTCACCGTGGTGCAGGCGCTCGGTGACGCCGGGATCGACGCACCGCTGTGGGTCGTCACGCAGGGAGCGGTCACGACGACCCCCGATGAAGCCATGACCGCCGTCGCGCAGGCGCCGGTCTGGGGTCTCGGGCGCACTGTGGGGCTGGAGCACGCCGAACGCTGGGGTGGCCTGATCGACCTGCCACCGGTGTGGGACGACCGCGTCGCCGCCCGGCTGTGTGCGGTCCTCACCGGTACCGAGGACCAGGTCGCGGTGCGGCGTAACGGGATTCTCGCGCGCCGGCTCGTCCGCTCGGCCACTCGCACCGCGCCGGGCCCGCAGTGGCGTCCGGAAGGGACGGTGCTGCTCACCGGTGGCACCGGTTCGATCGGCGGCCGCGTCGGGTCGTGGCTCGCCGGCCGCGGGGCGCCGCGGGTGGTGCTCAGCAGCCGGTCCGGTCCGTCGGCGCCGGGTGTCGCGGACCTGGCCGCGGAGATCGCCGACGGTGGCGCGCGGGTCGACGTCGTGTGCTGCGACCTCGAGGAGCGGCCCGCGGTGGCGGGGCTGCTCGACCGCGTCGCCGGGGAAGGGCCGTCGCTGTGCGGGGTTCTGCACTCGGCCAACGCCGCGTTCCTGTCCCGGCTGGAGGACACGAACGTCGAAGGTCTCGCGGTGTCGATGGGTGCCAAGGCCGCCGGTGCGGTGCACCTCGACGAGCTGACCGCCGACCTGGACCTCGACGCGTTCGTGGTGTTCTCGTCGATCTCCGCGACGTGGGGCAGCAACGATCACGGCGCGTACGCCGCGGGCAACGCGTTCCTGGACGCACTCGCCGAGAACCGGCGCACACGCGGGCTGCCGGGCACCTCGATCGCTTGGGGTGTCTGGGATACGCGTGACTGGGCGGCGGTGGACGCTGGTCTCGACCAGGCCCGTCCGGGTAGCGTCACGCCCGCGCGGCTGGTGCGGCAGGGCATGAACTTCCTGGACCCGGACCGGGCGCTCACGGCGCTGGGGCAGGTGCTCGACGACGGGGACACCTTCCTCGCGCTGGCCGACGTCGACTGGGAACGCTTCGCCCCGGTCTTCACGGCCAAGCGGGACAGGCCGCTGCTCGAGCTGATCCCCGAGGCGGGGGAGCCCGAGCGGCAGTCCGGGCAGGACGGTGCGGGCGAGCTCGCCGGCCGGCTGGCCGGGACGGCACCCGGGGACCGGTCGCGAGTGGTGACGGAGGTGGTGCGGCAGCACGCCGCCGCGGTGCTGGGGTTCGAAGCCGTCGCGGAAGTACCCGCCACGCGGGCGTTCCGGGACCTGGGGTTCGACTCGCTGACCGCGGTCGAGCTACGCAACCGGCTCGGCGCCGCGACGGGGCTGAAGCTGCCGGCGACGGTGGTTTTCGACTATCCGAACGCGGCCGTACTGGGCGAGTTCGTGCTCGGCGCGCTCGGTGGCGGCGAAACCGGCTACACCGCGACGCTCGACGAGGTGGACCGGCTCGCGGCCACGCTCACCCCGCCGGACGACGCGGCGCGCGCGGAGATCGCGGCGCGGCTGGAGGTGCTCGCCCAGCGGTTCCGGGCGCGTCCGGCCGACCGCGCGGCCGAGCACGCCGCCGCGGAACAGGCACTGGCCTCGGCCGGCGCCGAGGAGATGTTCGCCCTCCTGGAGGACGAGCTCAACGACGACCTCGATTGA